AGATCATGTTGCAGAATGATGTGCGACCGCCATGACTCTCATTGATTACTAGATTAGTCAAGACACTTATGATGACCAAATGAAAAATAAATTTATAGCATATTATGTCGGCCTTATGATTCCATAAAGAAAACATTAGTGGATCTTACTAACGACCAAGTGGGAGACTGTAAAGAATATTTCTTTTCCCTATTATATGGTCTTATAGTTATCCGTTTTTAATTGGAATATTGATATTCCTTAATATATTTGGTGACCAATGAAATTAGAAATAAATGAGTAATTTCTAATTTATCTCTACTTTGATGGACACCTGAGATTAATCTAAATGAAACTCTAAAGAGGAATTAGGTCATCTCTCCACCTATAAATACATATTTTTAGACCATCATAAATATATCCTAAAAGCCTAACGTTATAGACAATGCGAGAGAAACATAAAAGTTCCTAAAAAGAGATTGAGCAGTCCGTCTTCCATTTAGGAAAATCTCTCAGGCACAACGAATCCAAATAACTCTATAAACATTTATATGATTCTATTATGTGATTAACTTAGATGTTTAAAGATTTTAGGGTTCATGTAAATTTAACTTACATAATCATCACCATAATTGGATTTTTTTTTGTTCCATTGCTGTGCCAATAGAACATGCTAAAGTTCTTTGTTCCCACCCTTGACCAAAGAAATCCATGAAGCATCATCGTTCACACCAAGAAATATGTCAGCTCAACAACACGTAGACTCTGTTTAAGCCAATGATGTTTAACACCAATAACTGAAACAGCCCTTACACTGAAAGAACTGCCTTTAGGCGCTTTGGCGTGAAAGTCTTGTTAAGTTAAACAAAGTTAGATGAAAGCTGTTTGTAGACCAATCGAGCTTCTAAAACTGCATAAAAGGCCTAACGCTCTTGACTTTTTTTTTTTTACCTTCAGCTAATTACACCTTCTTTTGCTCGAACAAAAAATTGGAACATTCTTACGAACATTCCAAAATAGCATAATCTTATGCTAATATGTAATTGGCATGATCGATCCAAAATACCTCAGACCATAAGGCTAAACACAGTCTTCATATATCTATTCAATTTGCTAATGTGTGACTTACCTAAGAGCATGTACATCAATGAACCCCCCTTGGGGTTCATTGGATTTTTTTATGTATTTAATGGTGGGGTCATGAACAGTGTTGAACCCGAATCAAATGTGCTTCTCCATCAATGAACCTCAAGTTCGGGTTCATACGAATAAAATAATATATTTTTGGAAAAAAAAATAAATTTTGAAAAAATTAAAAATTAGATTTTTTTTTTAAGAAATTGTAATTCAGTACATTGAGAATTCATAAACTTACTAAATATTTTTAATTATTTCTTAAAAGGTTTTATTTAATACATTGGAAATTCAAGAACATACAAAAGATTAATCACTACGATCACCAAATTTTGCCCATACATTTTCAACTAAATCAGCTTTCAGACGCTCATGAATTTGTGGATCCCGAACCAGATTGCGAATGTTAAGCATATCAACATTCACACTTTCTCTCCTTCTCACCTTCGAACTTCGGTTAGATTCTCCTGACTCGAACTCAGATGTATTAGCTAGAATGTATCCTTGTCTTTCGTCCTCTACTATCATATTGTGCAATATGACACAGNNNNNNNNNNNNNNNNNNNNNNNNNNNNNNNNNNNNNNNNNNNNNNNNNNNNNNNNNNNNNNNNNNNNNNNNNNNNNNNNNNNNNNNNNNNNNNNNNNNNNNNNNNNNNNNNNNNNNNNNNNNNNNNNNNNNNNNNNNNNNNNNNNNNNNNNNNNNNNNNNNNNNNNNNNNNNNNNNNNNNNNNNNNNNNNNNNNNNNNNNNNNNNNNNNNNNNNNNNNNNNNNNNNNNNNNNNNNNNNNNNNNNNTTCTGATCATGTCTCAGTTCCCTCCAACAGTGTTCCATGGTGAATTTCGCTTGGTAATCATTGAAGAAAATCTCATGGGCAGCCTTCATCACATCATCATCATTTTGACCACTTGATTGGTGCTTCAAAGCCGCGTCGTAGCTTCCTACAAACTTGCACACTTGGTCGTTGACCCTTCCCCACCTCTGCTTACACTGACCCCACTCTCTTGGAGCGCTGCCAGTGAGCAGAGGGCTAGAATTCACGTACGCCTCTATTCTCCTCCAAAAGGAGGTGATCTTCTGCTCATTACTGACAATAGGGTCCTTGCTCGTGTTCACCCAACCACTGATGAGCACAAGGTCCTCTTTAGTTGACCACTTCCTCTTGGAAGCCGGTTTCATTAACCCAGGAGAGTTAGCTACTGCTTGTGGAGGGTCGCAGTCCGGGAATGGACTGCTCTGCGAAGCTAGTAGGGAAATGAAACCGGAAGTTTGTGTGGAAAAGGGTTCCATGGTTTTGGTTTATGTTTTAGTTATGGTTTAGGTTTATTTTTTAAGATAATGGGGTTTTGGTTCTCTATTTAAACTAGTTTTCACGCAGGTAGTAGAGCTAAATTAAATTCAACCAGCCAAGCATTGAATATAAAACCTAATAGATAACAACTACTCCACACAGAGAAGTTAATACACATCAAATCAACAACTTAATACTATCAACTACTTAAACACAGATTTAATTCCACTGTACTTTGCTGAGCAAGGCTAGTCTTACTAATAAATACTTCTAGTTCAGTTTAGTTTGCTTCCAAAAAAACATTTATAGTTCTAGTTATCAATTCACGCAAACACATTCCAGTCTACATCACAGCTAGAGATGGGTTAGAACATTTACCTCTCTATTTCAGTCGAAGCACACCTTCTCTAGGGTACCGACCTGGACTGTGAGGCTTCGAACCTGTTCCTGGACATGGAAACAACAAGAATACAGTGTTACTCATTAATATTAATAGAGGACATACATATTAAAGTAACAAAAATAAAGCAAGCTATTGTATTTACCTGCAGGCTCTCAATCTGGTAATTGAGACTCCACACCCCCTTGATAACCTCCTCAGCCTCTTCCAGACGCTTCCTCAGCCTTTCCATCTCCTCCTGGACACCAACCACCCAAGGATGACTATAATGCAACCCATTATCCTTGTTGACAACAGAAAACAAAATATTAGAGACAGTTCGAGTTTCATAAATTTTTATGACATAGATTAAGGAAAATATACTAACTTCATAGTTTATGCACGTGAAGTAGCGCTTTCCAGGATGACTGTCGTAGTCTTCCTTCCCCCGTACCTCGTCAATGATTCTCCCAACGCAAGCACACCGTCTTGGAATACCGTACTGTGAATCCTCCACTAAGCCTAACATGTCGCAGTACTCCTTTTGTTTCTTTGAATGTCTTCGTTCTTCTGAGGGATCCATCTGCACCAGAAAACGAATTGATTAGAACAAACTAATGAAAAATTTTGATTACCCAAACACAAATCTCGACTCTATTAGAACAAACGAATCCTAACAAAGAAACCCCCTTTTCAAATTCATATCGACTCTATTAAACCCTAAAAAAGAAACCCTCTAATCGATTTCAGCTAATAGAAATCTCTCAGACTCGATTTAGAACCCTAACGAAGAAATCTCCTAATTTATTTCCCCTACAGATCGATTTAGAACCGTAACAAACAAACCCCCTAATCGATTTCTCCTCCAGACTCTATTGGAGGAGAAACCCCCAATTCGAATTCGTATCGACGCTTTTCAACCCTAACAAAAAAAGAGACTGAGAAGAGAGAGGATTACAAAGGACGGTGAAGTCGATCAGAAAACTCTCCCTCGTCGATTTGATGGAAAAACGACCTCTCGATCGTCGTCGCTACAAAAATCGCCTCAGAACTCGAAAACCCTAGGCGTGTCTTTTCCGCGTCGGCGTGTCTTTTGGAAGAGAAGAGGAAATGAGGAGAAACACGCGAGGCGTGTCTTTTCCGCGTCGACAACCATAAAACGTCAAG
This genomic interval from Brassica oleracea var. oleracea cultivar TO1000 chromosome C2, BOL, whole genome shotgun sequence contains the following:
- the LOC106323422 gene encoding glutathione S-transferase T3-like — its product is MEPFSTQTSGFISLLASQSSPFPDCDPPQAVANSPGLMKPASKRKWSTKEDLVLISGWVNTSKDPIVSNEQKITSFWRRIEAYVNSSPLLTGSAPREWGQCKQRWGRVNDQVCKFVGSYDAALKHQSSGQNDDDVMKAAHEIFFNDYQAKFTMEHLEDERQGYILANTSEFESGESNRSSKVRRRESVNVDMLNIRNLVRDPQIHERLKADLVENVWAKFGDRSD